From one Malus sylvestris chromosome 1, drMalSylv7.2, whole genome shotgun sequence genomic stretch:
- the LOC126618191 gene encoding NAC domain-containing protein 55-like produces the protein MSSSSISSSMTTEEGDAVHVNLILLPGFRFYPTDELLVSYYLKNKVQGTDSHFRHLIPEIDVCKYEPCDLPAFFPEDQEKEWYFFSRPDYKYINSTRCNRATDQGFYKITGKEREIRAEESKAVIGKKRILTFYEGRAPKAKKTDWIVHEYYLTETQVGSKPTKQMDFVLCRLKNNSASYKKPKGDPIRGELADSGANSEDDQAVVSDVIAEPVEHLGEKELGISQVSLSLDDGDDDTGFWKFSDFDDPALFLELCAEMGEILNSPSQPLQQTPQPHQPPHPHQPSQPHQPQDYCPPTLQSPLHTLPGNVSHVHGDCTRRQSLIPDNISYLEYKNNISTCDPNECMGPPFDPLQDYLLLSPMNTELGDGVHPNNYIGCNDELRSPDDMEI, from the exons atgagcagTAGCAGCATCAGCAGCAGCATGACAACTGAAGAAggagatgcagtgcatgtgaatCTGATCCTACTACCTGGGTTCAGATTCTACCCAACTGATGAGCTGCTGGTCAGCTACTACTTGAAGAACAAGGTACAGGGCACAGACTCCCATTTCCGTCACCTCATCCCTGAAATCGATGTCTGCAAGTACGAGCCCTGCGATCTTCCTG CATTCTTCCCAGAAGATCAAGAGAAGGAGTGGTACTTCTTCAGCCGGCCCGACTACAAGTACATCAACAGCACTCGCTGCAACCGGGCCACGGATCAAGGCTTTTACAAGATCACAGGGAAGGAGCGTGAGATCAGGGCTGAAGAATCCAAAGCTGTGATTGGGAAGAAGAGGATTCTGACCTTTTACGAAGGTCGTGCGCCGAAAGCAAAGAAGACCGATTGGATAGTCCATGAGTATTATCTCACAGAAACCCAGGTGGGTTCTAAACCCACCAAGCAGATGGACTTTGTCCTCTGCCGCCTGAAGAACAATTCAGCTAGTTATAAGAAGCCGAAGGGTGATCCAATCCGGGGCGAATTAGCTGATTCGGGAGCGAATTCTGAAGACGATCAAGCTGTTGTAAGTGATGTGATAGCAGAGCCAGTGGAACATCTGGGAGAAAAAGAGCTAGGGATTAGCCAAGTTAGCTTGAGCCttgatgatggtgatgatgacaCTGGTTTCTGGAAATTCTCGGATTTCGATGATCCAGCTTTATTTCTAGAG TTGTGTGCTGAGATGGGAGAAATTCTGAATTCACCCTCTCAACCGCTGCAGCAGACACCACAGCCACATCAGCCACCGCATCCACATCAGCCTTCACAGCCACATCAACCACAGGATTACTGCCCACCCACACTGCAGTCACCATTACACACTTTGCCGGGAAATGTTTCCCATGTCCATGGTGATTGCACAAGGCGGCAATCTTTAATTCCAGATAATATTTCTTATCTTGAATATAAGAATAATATTTCAACCTGTGATCCCAATGAATGTATGGGTCCACCGTTTGATCCGTTACAAGATTACTTGCTGCTGTCACCAATGAACACGGAACTGGGAGATGGTGTGCATCCCAATAACTATATTGGATGCAATGATGAGTTGCGATCTCCAGATGATATGGAGATTTAA
- the LOC126618111 gene encoding NAC domain-containing protein 62-like, which yields MKNFSSSSSTSMTTTTTAQSVPDMVAAIRFHPTEDEKADFLRKKMKNHNSQACLFLPVIDVRKFEPWELPGRMFAESPYQSKAWYSFSWCDYKSNNSPRFKRKTKKGFWKMNGDQRDVGPKYFTCKKRTLTFKKKTFQEGRRSKSVTTSWKMHEYIRIKPERGSSPHQARDQQRGFVLCVLKYKPVDEAATAAATNHMSPDTEEVLAYKQLEHDLLGSGNQDDGEPGGGSSSDINQSLRDMIQEVWWQLCSPAGEDLNSLFPLPEPPQPHQPPQLGNAPDVCSGEIVDPGTSGCITYNADNQAATMNHMISDTEEILAYKQLERDVFAGGNHDVGERGSGILTSGDGNDETGGWKFSDFDDQAASDRFQELFTELGEILNSSSQPLQPPQPHQPPQPHQPQEYSPSTLQQSLFPDNISYPQYKNNISTNDPNEQVNKLANGVPIQATDERISVASFSPEEYMGPLFDPSSLQDYLLLSPMNTELGDVVHTNNYNYIGCNDELRISRLYGDFNSSPI from the exons atgAAAAActtcagcagcagcagcagcacttCCATGACCACCACAACCACCGCCCAATCGGTGCCGGACATGGTGGCTGCGATCAGATTCCATCCCACTGAAGATGAAAAGGCCGACttcttgaggaagaagatgaaaaatcacaattctCAAGCCTGCCTCTTCCTCCCTGTCATCGATGTCCGCAAGTTCGAGCCTTGGGAATTGCCTG GGCGCATGTTCGCTGAATCTCCGTATCAATCTAAGGCGTGGTACTCCTTCAGCTGGTGTGATTACAAATCCAACAACAGTCCTCGCttcaaaaggaaaacaaagaaaggcTTCTGGAAGATGAACGGCGACCAACGGGATGTCGGCCCGAAATATTTCACTTGCAAAAAGAGGACATTAACCTTCAAAAAAAAGACCTTCCAGGAAGGTCGTAGGTCTAAATCCGTTACGACGAGCTGGAAAATGCACGAGTACATTCGCATTAAACCTGAACGGGGTTCTAGTCCCCATCAGGCGAGGGATCAGCAAAGGGGCTTTGTTCTCTGCGTCCTCAAGTATAAGCCAGTTGATGAAGCTGCTACTGCTGCTGCAACGAATCATATGTCTCCAGACACTGAAGAAGTTCTGGCGTACAAACAGCTAGAACATGATCTGCTTGGTAGTGGAAATCAAGACGATGGTGAACCTGGTGGTGGCAGCTCATCTGATATTAATCAATCTCTACGCGACATGATTCAAGAGGTTTGG TGGCAGTTATGTTCCCCAGCAGGTGAAGATCTGAATTCACTCTTTCCTCTTCCTGAGCCACCTCAGCCTCATCAGCCACCACAGCTTGGAAATGCTCCTGATGTCTGTAGTGGCGAAATAGTTGATCCTGGTACTAGTGGCTGCATTACCTATAATGCTGATAACCAAGCTGCAACAATGAATCATATGATTTCCGACACAGAAGAAATTCTGGCATACAAACAGCTAGAACGTGATGTGTTTGCCGGTGGTAATCACGATGTTGGTGAACGTGGTAGTGGTATTTTGACCTCTGGTGATGGTAATGATGAAACTGGTGGCTGGAAATTCTCGGATTTCGATGATCAAGCTGCATCTGATAGGTTTCAAGAG TTGTTTACTGAGCTGGGAGAAATTCTGAATTCATCTTCTCAACCGCTGCAGCCACCGCAGCCACATCAGCCACCGCAACCACATCAACCGCAGGAATACAGCCCCTCCACACTGCAGCAATCTTTATTCCCGGATAATATTTCTTATCCTCAATATAAGAATAATATTTCAACCAATGATCCCAATGAGCAAGTTAACAAACTGGCTAATGGTGTTCCAATTCAAGCTACAGATGAAAGAATTTCAGTG GCTTCTTTTAGCCCAGAAGAATATATGGGTCCTCTGTTTGATCCATCTTCGTTACAAGATTACTTGTTGCTGTCACCAATGAACACGGAACTGGGAGATGTTGTGCATACCAATAACTATAACTATATTGGATGCAATGATGAGTTGCGGATCTCTAGATTATATGGAGATTTCAACTCTTCTCCCATATAG
- the LOC126618139 gene encoding uncharacterized protein LOC126618139 isoform X1 — MSASLTPIYGEAAPKSRTRDLPRKCVSIQKQILKSCQVFIQTFPRIGFTYLIIPNCLLTSIKMLFSQGRITAVKPLEDRMIGNERMEKIHEVKLQNIRKEDVNLTLWGDTAKTFDFEALEHLTPPVLDVFTSLKVRRFRGNIVLSSSISTMIFINPDIPEAAPYKAIFAGPAHSVKMLSTSSRQLIGSEQLENAKKMFVQDLNILDPDLYKSTSILCRAAITRFDTHAGWWYKACPCCYKQLRKDDNNDMLICVKHNVQTPLPWFKVNLIIEDASDETSAIIIGKPAERLFGTSCYDLVVKKGFTDQQELPYAILQCQGQIKKFQLRFGNLKNDFNRNDLLIQAIFDDKIQAVQSSSQASYESLTEFEEEDTTTHNFSSTPPLFDKELKRISSTISPTVVTTSPTKSSIRKSLFSSKNRKKTKKGN; from the exons atgtcggctagccttacccccatttatggagaggctgctcccaagtctcgaacccgagacctaccgcgcAAGTGTGTTTcaatacaaaaacaaattttgaagAGTTGCCAGGTGTTCATCCAAACATTCCCTCGCATCGGTTTTACTTACTTGATTATTCCCAACTGTCTTCTCACATCGATCAAGATGCTATTCTCACAG GGACGCATCACTGCAGTAAAGCCTTTGGAGGACAGAATGATTGGTAATGAGAGAATGGAGAAAATTCACGAAGTTAAGTTGCAAAATATCAG gAAAGAAGATGTTAACCTGACGTTGTGGGGTGACACTGCAAAGACCTTTGATTTCGAAGCTCTGGAACACTTGACACCACCAGTTTTGGATGTTTTTACAAGCCTTAAAGTTAGACGATTCAGAG GAAACATTGTGCTGAGCAGCAGTATCTCCACAATGATTTTTATCAATCCAGACATTCCCGAGGCAGCACCTTACAAAGCAAT CTTTGCTGGTCCGGCTCATTCTGTAAAAATGTTGTCAACATCATCAAGGCAACTAATTGGATCAGAACAATTAGAAAACGCTAAAAAAATGTTTGTTCAGGATCTGAATATTTTGGATCCAGATTTGTACAAG AGCACTTCAATCTTATGTAGAGCAGCCATTACACGTTTTGACACGCATGCTGGATGGTGGTACAAAGCATGTCCATGCTGTTACAAACAACTCAGAAAGGATGACAATAATGACATGCTAATTTGTGTAAAGCACAATGTTCAAACTCCCCTTCCCTG GTTCAAAGTAAATTTAATTATCGAAGACGCCAGCGATGAGACCAGTGCTATCATCATTGGTAAACCGGCTGAACGTTTATTTGGAACTTCATGTTATGATTTAGTTGTCAAAAAAGGGTTTACTGATCAACAAGAGCTACCATATGCAATTCTCCAATGTCAAGGGCAGATCAAAAAATTTCAACTTCgatttggaaatttgaaaaatgatTTCAACAGAAACGATCTTTTGATCCAAGCAATTTTCGACGACAAAATACAAGCTGTTCAATCAAGTTCCCAAGCTTCTTATGAATCACTGACTGAATTTGAGGAGGAAGATACGACAACTCATAATTTTTCATCTACCCCACCACTTTTTGATAAAGAGTTAAAACGTATCTCTTCCACCATTTCACCCACTGTTGTCACAACATCGCCTACAAAAAGTTCAATTCGGAAGAGTCTTTTCAGCTCTAAGaatagaaaaaaaacaaaaaag GGAAACTGA
- the LOC126618139 gene encoding uncharacterized protein LOC126618139 isoform X2, whose product MIGNERMEKIHEVKLQNIRKEDVNLTLWGDTAKTFDFEALEHLTPPVLDVFTSLKVRRFRGNIVLSSSISTMIFINPDIPEAAPYKAIFAGPAHSVKMLSTSSRQLIGSEQLENAKKMFVQDLNILDPDLYKSTSILCRAAITRFDTHAGWWYKACPCCYKQLRKDDNNDMLICVKHNVQTPLPWFKVNLIIEDASDETSAIIIGKPAERLFGTSCYDLVVKKGFTDQQELPYAILQCQGQIKKFQLRFGNLKNDFNRNDLLIQAIFDDKIQAVQSSSQASYESLTEFEEEDTTTHNFSSTPPLFDKELKRISSTISPTVVTTSPTKSSIRKSLFSSKNRKKTKKGN is encoded by the exons ATGATTGGTAATGAGAGAATGGAGAAAATTCACGAAGTTAAGTTGCAAAATATCAG gAAAGAAGATGTTAACCTGACGTTGTGGGGTGACACTGCAAAGACCTTTGATTTCGAAGCTCTGGAACACTTGACACCACCAGTTTTGGATGTTTTTACAAGCCTTAAAGTTAGACGATTCAGAG GAAACATTGTGCTGAGCAGCAGTATCTCCACAATGATTTTTATCAATCCAGACATTCCCGAGGCAGCACCTTACAAAGCAAT CTTTGCTGGTCCGGCTCATTCTGTAAAAATGTTGTCAACATCATCAAGGCAACTAATTGGATCAGAACAATTAGAAAACGCTAAAAAAATGTTTGTTCAGGATCTGAATATTTTGGATCCAGATTTGTACAAG AGCACTTCAATCTTATGTAGAGCAGCCATTACACGTTTTGACACGCATGCTGGATGGTGGTACAAAGCATGTCCATGCTGTTACAAACAACTCAGAAAGGATGACAATAATGACATGCTAATTTGTGTAAAGCACAATGTTCAAACTCCCCTTCCCTG GTTCAAAGTAAATTTAATTATCGAAGACGCCAGCGATGAGACCAGTGCTATCATCATTGGTAAACCGGCTGAACGTTTATTTGGAACTTCATGTTATGATTTAGTTGTCAAAAAAGGGTTTACTGATCAACAAGAGCTACCATATGCAATTCTCCAATGTCAAGGGCAGATCAAAAAATTTCAACTTCgatttggaaatttgaaaaatgatTTCAACAGAAACGATCTTTTGATCCAAGCAATTTTCGACGACAAAATACAAGCTGTTCAATCAAGTTCCCAAGCTTCTTATGAATCACTGACTGAATTTGAGGAGGAAGATACGACAACTCATAATTTTTCATCTACCCCACCACTTTTTGATAAAGAGTTAAAACGTATCTCTTCCACCATTTCACCCACTGTTGTCACAACATCGCCTACAAAAAGTTCAATTCGGAAGAGTCTTTTCAGCTCTAAGaatagaaaaaaaacaaaaaag GGAAACTGA
- the LOC126614196 gene encoding uncharacterized protein LOC126614196: protein MASVPHTTSLNFTSIETLTGLNFKKWKEDIEIVLGLMDLDLALREDKPAELTNTSTAEVRIKFEKWEKANRMSMMIMKKAMAQSVKGGIPKHTSAKGFLAAIGEKFKESENAETGTFLTQLTSMKFDGVGSVREHILKMADLAQKLKDIEVAVTD from the exons ATGGCATCAG TACCTCACACCACATCGCTCAATTTTACCAGTATTGAAACATTGACTGGTTTGAATTTTAAGAAGTGGAAAGAGGACATTGAAATCGTGCTGGGTTTGATGGACCTAGATTTAGCATTAAGAGAAGATAAGCCTGCAGAACTTACTAATACAAGCACTGCTGAGGTTagaatcaaatttgaaaaatgggAGAAAGCAAATAGGATGTCAATGATGATAATGAAGAAGGCCATGGCTCAGTCGGTGAAAGGAGGAATCCCAAAGCATACCAGTGCCAAGGGTTTTCTTGCTGCTATTGGGGAAAAGTTCAAAGAATCGGAGAATGCTGAGACTGGCACTTTTCTTACTCAACTCACTTCCATGAAGTTCGATGGAGTAGGGAGTGTGCGTGAGCACATTCTCAAAATGGCAGATCTTGCTCAAAAACTAAAGGACATTGAGGTGGCTGTAACTGATTAG